A part of Cottoperca gobio chromosome 4, fCotGob3.1, whole genome shotgun sequence genomic DNA contains:
- the gtpbp3 gene encoding 5-taurinomethyluridine-[tRNA] synthase subunit GTPB3, mitochondrial isoform X7 — MSTNHNHQRVQQTHRGHGRCGVAVVRASGPASATALRCMAGLSRSLPPPRTALLRSITDSQSKEVLDRGLVFWFPAPHSFTGEDSVEFHIHGGPAVITAVLQALGSVPGMRPAEAGEFTRRAFQAGKLDLTEVEGLGDLIHAETEAQRRQALRQMSGELGHLYQDWTHKLKRCLAHVEAFIDFSEDELIEDGVLNQVDRWVCDLQAEMEQHLKDERRGERLRSGVQVVIAGATNAGKSSLLNTLCQRPAAIVSPIAGTTRDIVETALDIGGFPVLLSDTAGLRESQDLVEREGVRRARERVEQADLTLVVVDCAHLPSDAQQAAAFLQEHLRSVLPTQEQPETVFAADRFLLLLNKTDLLPEEQRQKLDRELRRVSGFPPVCLISCHTNEGLQDFLTVLHSSVKTLCGDPLSGAPTLTQARHRAHLQQCFAALAQYQRYRDIDLALAAEGVRLALTSLGRITGRVGAEEILDIIFKDFCIGK, encoded by the exons ATGTCGACCAATCACAATCATCAGCGGGTGCAACAGACTCATCGTG GTCATGGCAGGTGTGGGGTGGCTGTGGTACGAGCCAGTGGTCCAGCCTCAGCCACAGCTCTGAGGTGTATGGCAGGGCTCTCACGCAGCCTGCCTCCTCCACGCACCGCCCTGCTACGCAGTATCACAGACTCCCAATCCAAAGAAGTGCTGGACCGTGGACTTGTCTTCTGGTTTCCAG CTCCTCATAGTTTCACAGGAGAGGACAGTGTGGAGTTCCACATCCACGGTGGTCCGGCTGTCATTACTGCTGTCTTACAGGCTCTAG gaAGCGTGCCTGGCATGAGGCCTGCTGAAGCTGGAGAGTTCACACGGAGGGCCTTTCAAGCAGGGAAACTGGATTTAACAGAG GTGGAAGGGCTCGGGGATCTGATCCATGCTGAGACAGAGGCTCAGAGGAGACAGGCTCTCAGGCAGATGTCAGGAGAGCTGGGACACCTTTATCAAGACTGGACCCACAAACTGAAACGG TGTCTGGCTCATGTTGAGGCCTTCATAGACTTCAGTGAGGATGAGCTCATTGAGGATGGGGTCTTAAACCAAG TGGACAGATGGGTGTGTGATCTGCAAGCAGAGATGGAGCAGCACCTAAAGGATGAGAGGCGGGGCGAGCGGTTACGCAGCGGAGTCCAGGTGGTCATCGCAGGAGCCACCAATGCAGGGAAAAGTAGCCTTCTTAACACACTCT GCCAGAGACCTGCAGCAATTGTGTCTCCCATCGCCGGCACCACAAGGGACATAGTAGAGACGGCACTGGACATCGGTGGATTCCCTGTCCTCTTGAGTGACACAGCCGGCCTCAGAGAGAGCCAGGACctggtggagagagagggggtccGCCGAGCTCGAGAAAG AGTGGAACAGGCAGATCTGACCCTGGTGGTTGTGGACTGTGCTCATCTCCCCTCTGATGCACAGCAAGCTGCAGCTTTCCTTCAGGAGCACCTCAGGAGTGTCCTGCCCACCCAGGAGCAGCCGGAGACAG TATTTGCTGCAGACAGgtttctcctgctgctgaataAAACTGACCTGTTGCCTGAGGAGCAGAGGCAGAAGCTGGACAGGGAGCTGAGACGGGTCTCTGGGTTCCCTCCTGTTTGTCTGATCTCTTGCCACACTAATGAAGGACTGCAGGACTTCCTCACAGTGCTGCACAGCAGTGTCAAGACTCT GTGTGGCGACCCTCTGTCTGGTGCTCCCACCCTGACCCAGGCCCGCCACAGGGCCCACCTGCAGCAGTGTTTTGCGGCCCTGGCTCAGTACCAGCGGTATCGCGACATCGACCTCGCTCTGGCAGCCGAGGGTGTCCGGTTGGCTCTCACCAGCCTGGGCCGGATTACTGGACGTGTCGGTGCAGAAGAGATCCTGGATATCATCTTCAAAGACTTCTGCATTGGAAAATAG
- the gtpbp3 gene encoding 5-taurinomethyluridine-[tRNA] synthase subunit GTPB3, mitochondrial isoform X6, with product MSTNHNHQRVQQTHRGKCHGRCGVAVVRASGPASATALRCMAGLSRSLPPPRTALLRSITDSQSKEVLDRGLVFWFPAPHSFTGEDSVEFHIHGGPAVITAVLQALGSVPGMRPAEAGEFTRRAFQAGKLDLTEVEGLGDLIHAETEAQRRQALRQMSGELGHLYQDWTHKLKRCLAHVEAFIDFSEDELIEDGVLNQVDRWVCDLQAEMEQHLKDERRGERLRSGVQVVIAGATNAGKSSLLNTLCQRPAAIVSPIAGTTRDIVETALDIGGFPVLLSDTAGLRESQDLVEREGVRRARERVEQADLTLVVVDCAHLPSDAQQAAAFLQEHLRSVLPTQEQPETVFAADRFLLLLNKTDLLPEEQRQKLDRELRRVSGFPPVCLISCHTNEGLQDFLTVLHSSVKTLCGDPLSGAPTLTQARHRAHLQQCFAALAQYQRYRDIDLALAAEGVRLALTSLGRITGRVGAEEILDIIFKDFCIGK from the exons ATGTCGACCAATCACAATCATCAGCGGGTGCAACAGACTCATCGTGGTAAAT GTCATGGCAGGTGTGGGGTGGCTGTGGTACGAGCCAGTGGTCCAGCCTCAGCCACAGCTCTGAGGTGTATGGCAGGGCTCTCACGCAGCCTGCCTCCTCCACGCACCGCCCTGCTACGCAGTATCACAGACTCCCAATCCAAAGAAGTGCTGGACCGTGGACTTGTCTTCTGGTTTCCAG CTCCTCATAGTTTCACAGGAGAGGACAGTGTGGAGTTCCACATCCACGGTGGTCCGGCTGTCATTACTGCTGTCTTACAGGCTCTAG gaAGCGTGCCTGGCATGAGGCCTGCTGAAGCTGGAGAGTTCACACGGAGGGCCTTTCAAGCAGGGAAACTGGATTTAACAGAG GTGGAAGGGCTCGGGGATCTGATCCATGCTGAGACAGAGGCTCAGAGGAGACAGGCTCTCAGGCAGATGTCAGGAGAGCTGGGACACCTTTATCAAGACTGGACCCACAAACTGAAACGG TGTCTGGCTCATGTTGAGGCCTTCATAGACTTCAGTGAGGATGAGCTCATTGAGGATGGGGTCTTAAACCAAG TGGACAGATGGGTGTGTGATCTGCAAGCAGAGATGGAGCAGCACCTAAAGGATGAGAGGCGGGGCGAGCGGTTACGCAGCGGAGTCCAGGTGGTCATCGCAGGAGCCACCAATGCAGGGAAAAGTAGCCTTCTTAACACACTCT GCCAGAGACCTGCAGCAATTGTGTCTCCCATCGCCGGCACCACAAGGGACATAGTAGAGACGGCACTGGACATCGGTGGATTCCCTGTCCTCTTGAGTGACACAGCCGGCCTCAGAGAGAGCCAGGACctggtggagagagagggggtccGCCGAGCTCGAGAAAG AGTGGAACAGGCAGATCTGACCCTGGTGGTTGTGGACTGTGCTCATCTCCCCTCTGATGCACAGCAAGCTGCAGCTTTCCTTCAGGAGCACCTCAGGAGTGTCCTGCCCACCCAGGAGCAGCCGGAGACAG TATTTGCTGCAGACAGgtttctcctgctgctgaataAAACTGACCTGTTGCCTGAGGAGCAGAGGCAGAAGCTGGACAGGGAGCTGAGACGGGTCTCTGGGTTCCCTCCTGTTTGTCTGATCTCTTGCCACACTAATGAAGGACTGCAGGACTTCCTCACAGTGCTGCACAGCAGTGTCAAGACTCT GTGTGGCGACCCTCTGTCTGGTGCTCCCACCCTGACCCAGGCCCGCCACAGGGCCCACCTGCAGCAGTGTTTTGCGGCCCTGGCTCAGTACCAGCGGTATCGCGACATCGACCTCGCTCTGGCAGCCGAGGGTGTCCGGTTGGCTCTCACCAGCCTGGGCCGGATTACTGGACGTGTCGGTGCAGAAGAGATCCTGGATATCATCTTCAAAGACTTCTGCATTGGAAAATAG
- the gtpbp3 gene encoding 5-taurinomethyluridine-[tRNA] synthase subunit GTPB3, mitochondrial isoform X8 encodes MAGLSRSLPPPRTALLRSITDSQSKEVLDRGLVFWFPAPHSFTGEDSVEFHIHGGPAVITAVLQALGSVPGMRPAEAGEFTRRAFQAGKLDLTEVEGLGDLIHAETEAQRRQALRQMSGELGHLYQDWTHKLKRCLAHVEAFIDFSEDELIEDGVLNQVDRWVCDLQAEMEQHLKDERRGERLRSGVQVVIAGATNAGKSSLLNTLCQRPAAIVSPIAGTTRDIVETALDIGGFPVLLSDTAGLRESQDLVEREGVRRARERVEQADLTLVVVDCAHLPSDAQQAAAFLQEHLRSVLPTQEQPETVFAADRFLLLLNKTDLLPEEQRQKLDRELRRVSGFPPVCLISCHTNEGLQDFLTVLHSSVKTLCGDPLSGAPTLTQARHRAHLQQCFAALAQYQRYRDIDLALAAEGVRLALTSLGRITGRVGAEEILDIIFKDFCIGK; translated from the exons ATGGCAGGGCTCTCACGCAGCCTGCCTCCTCCACGCACCGCCCTGCTACGCAGTATCACAGACTCCCAATCCAAAGAAGTGCTGGACCGTGGACTTGTCTTCTGGTTTCCAG CTCCTCATAGTTTCACAGGAGAGGACAGTGTGGAGTTCCACATCCACGGTGGTCCGGCTGTCATTACTGCTGTCTTACAGGCTCTAG gaAGCGTGCCTGGCATGAGGCCTGCTGAAGCTGGAGAGTTCACACGGAGGGCCTTTCAAGCAGGGAAACTGGATTTAACAGAG GTGGAAGGGCTCGGGGATCTGATCCATGCTGAGACAGAGGCTCAGAGGAGACAGGCTCTCAGGCAGATGTCAGGAGAGCTGGGACACCTTTATCAAGACTGGACCCACAAACTGAAACGG TGTCTGGCTCATGTTGAGGCCTTCATAGACTTCAGTGAGGATGAGCTCATTGAGGATGGGGTCTTAAACCAAG TGGACAGATGGGTGTGTGATCTGCAAGCAGAGATGGAGCAGCACCTAAAGGATGAGAGGCGGGGCGAGCGGTTACGCAGCGGAGTCCAGGTGGTCATCGCAGGAGCCACCAATGCAGGGAAAAGTAGCCTTCTTAACACACTCT GCCAGAGACCTGCAGCAATTGTGTCTCCCATCGCCGGCACCACAAGGGACATAGTAGAGACGGCACTGGACATCGGTGGATTCCCTGTCCTCTTGAGTGACACAGCCGGCCTCAGAGAGAGCCAGGACctggtggagagagagggggtccGCCGAGCTCGAGAAAG AGTGGAACAGGCAGATCTGACCCTGGTGGTTGTGGACTGTGCTCATCTCCCCTCTGATGCACAGCAAGCTGCAGCTTTCCTTCAGGAGCACCTCAGGAGTGTCCTGCCCACCCAGGAGCAGCCGGAGACAG TATTTGCTGCAGACAGgtttctcctgctgctgaataAAACTGACCTGTTGCCTGAGGAGCAGAGGCAGAAGCTGGACAGGGAGCTGAGACGGGTCTCTGGGTTCCCTCCTGTTTGTCTGATCTCTTGCCACACTAATGAAGGACTGCAGGACTTCCTCACAGTGCTGCACAGCAGTGTCAAGACTCT GTGTGGCGACCCTCTGTCTGGTGCTCCCACCCTGACCCAGGCCCGCCACAGGGCCCACCTGCAGCAGTGTTTTGCGGCCCTGGCTCAGTACCAGCGGTATCGCGACATCGACCTCGCTCTGGCAGCCGAGGGTGTCCGGTTGGCTCTCACCAGCCTGGGCCGGATTACTGGACGTGTCGGTGCAGAAGAGATCCTGGATATCATCTTCAAAGACTTCTGCATTGGAAAATAG
- the gtpbp3 gene encoding 5-taurinomethyluridine-[tRNA] synthase subunit GTPB3, mitochondrial isoform X2, giving the protein MIMLPSIYRGIWRAVHTLRKSRGTPPCRFLSTCDGLPVGLADAETIFALSSGHGRCGVAVVRASGPASATALRCMAGLSRSLPPPRTALLRSITDSQSKEVLDRGLVFWFPAPHSFTGEDSVEFHIHGGPAVITAVLQALGSVPGMRPAEAGEFTRRAFQAGKLDLTEVEGLGDLIHAETEAQRRQALRQMSGELGHLYQDWTHKLKRCLAHVEAFIDFSEDELIEDGVLNQVDRWVCDLQAEMEQHLKDERRGERLRSGVQVVIAGATNAGKSSLLNTLCQRPAAIVSPIAGTTRDIVETALDIGGFPVLLSDTAGLRESQDLVEREGVRRARERVEQADLTLVVVDCAHLPSDAQQAAAFLQEHLRSVLPTQEQPETVFAADRFLLLLNKTDLLPEEQRQKLDRELRRVSGFPPVCLISCHTNEGLQDFLTVLHSSVKTLCGDPLSGAPTLTQARHRAHLQQCFAALAQYQRYRDIDLALAAEGVRLALTSLGRITGRVGAEEILDIIFKDFCIGK; this is encoded by the exons ATGATTATGTTGCCATCCATTTATCGTGGGATATGGAGAGCTGTCCACACACTTAGGAAAAG CAGAGGAACTCCACCTTGCAGATTCCTATCTACCTGCGATGGACTCCCAGTTGGACTGGCTGATGCTGAGACCATCTTTGCATTATCATCAGGTCATGGCAGGTGTGGGGTGGCTGTGGTACGAGCCAGTGGTCCAGCCTCAGCCACAGCTCTGAGGTGTATGGCAGGGCTCTCACGCAGCCTGCCTCCTCCACGCACCGCCCTGCTACGCAGTATCACAGACTCCCAATCCAAAGAAGTGCTGGACCGTGGACTTGTCTTCTGGTTTCCAG CTCCTCATAGTTTCACAGGAGAGGACAGTGTGGAGTTCCACATCCACGGTGGTCCGGCTGTCATTACTGCTGTCTTACAGGCTCTAG gaAGCGTGCCTGGCATGAGGCCTGCTGAAGCTGGAGAGTTCACACGGAGGGCCTTTCAAGCAGGGAAACTGGATTTAACAGAG GTGGAAGGGCTCGGGGATCTGATCCATGCTGAGACAGAGGCTCAGAGGAGACAGGCTCTCAGGCAGATGTCAGGAGAGCTGGGACACCTTTATCAAGACTGGACCCACAAACTGAAACGG TGTCTGGCTCATGTTGAGGCCTTCATAGACTTCAGTGAGGATGAGCTCATTGAGGATGGGGTCTTAAACCAAG TGGACAGATGGGTGTGTGATCTGCAAGCAGAGATGGAGCAGCACCTAAAGGATGAGAGGCGGGGCGAGCGGTTACGCAGCGGAGTCCAGGTGGTCATCGCAGGAGCCACCAATGCAGGGAAAAGTAGCCTTCTTAACACACTCT GCCAGAGACCTGCAGCAATTGTGTCTCCCATCGCCGGCACCACAAGGGACATAGTAGAGACGGCACTGGACATCGGTGGATTCCCTGTCCTCTTGAGTGACACAGCCGGCCTCAGAGAGAGCCAGGACctggtggagagagagggggtccGCCGAGCTCGAGAAAG AGTGGAACAGGCAGATCTGACCCTGGTGGTTGTGGACTGTGCTCATCTCCCCTCTGATGCACAGCAAGCTGCAGCTTTCCTTCAGGAGCACCTCAGGAGTGTCCTGCCCACCCAGGAGCAGCCGGAGACAG TATTTGCTGCAGACAGgtttctcctgctgctgaataAAACTGACCTGTTGCCTGAGGAGCAGAGGCAGAAGCTGGACAGGGAGCTGAGACGGGTCTCTGGGTTCCCTCCTGTTTGTCTGATCTCTTGCCACACTAATGAAGGACTGCAGGACTTCCTCACAGTGCTGCACAGCAGTGTCAAGACTCT GTGTGGCGACCCTCTGTCTGGTGCTCCCACCCTGACCCAGGCCCGCCACAGGGCCCACCTGCAGCAGTGTTTTGCGGCCCTGGCTCAGTACCAGCGGTATCGCGACATCGACCTCGCTCTGGCAGCCGAGGGTGTCCGGTTGGCTCTCACCAGCCTGGGCCGGATTACTGGACGTGTCGGTGCAGAAGAGATCCTGGATATCATCTTCAAAGACTTCTGCATTGGAAAATAG
- the gtpbp3 gene encoding 5-taurinomethyluridine-[tRNA] synthase subunit GTPB3, mitochondrial isoform X3, giving the protein MIMLPSIYRGIWRAVHTLRKRGTPPCRFLSTCDGLPVGLADAETIFALSSGHGRCGVAVVRASGPASATALRCMAGLSRSLPPPRTALLRSITDSQSKEVLDRGLVFWFPAPHSFTGEDSVEFHIHGGPAVITAVLQALGSVPGMRPAEAGEFTRRAFQAGKLDLTEVEGLGDLIHAETEAQRRQALRQMSGELGHLYQDWTHKLKRCLAHVEAFIDFSEDELIEDGVLNQVDRWVCDLQAEMEQHLKDERRGERLRSGVQVVIAGATNAGKSSLLNTLCQRPAAIVSPIAGTTRDIVETALDIGGFPVLLSDTAGLRESQDLVEREGVRRARERVEQADLTLVVVDCAHLPSDAQQAAAFLQEHLRSVLPTQEQPETVFAADRFLLLLNKTDLLPEEQRQKLDRELRRVSGFPPVCLISCHTNEGLQDFLTVLHSSVKTLCGDPLSGAPTLTQARHRAHLQQCFAALAQYQRYRDIDLALAAEGVRLALTSLGRITGRVGAEEILDIIFKDFCIGK; this is encoded by the exons ATGATTATGTTGCCATCCATTTATCGTGGGATATGGAGAGCTGTCCACACACTTAGGAAAAG AGGAACTCCACCTTGCAGATTCCTATCTACCTGCGATGGACTCCCAGTTGGACTGGCTGATGCTGAGACCATCTTTGCATTATCATCAGGTCATGGCAGGTGTGGGGTGGCTGTGGTACGAGCCAGTGGTCCAGCCTCAGCCACAGCTCTGAGGTGTATGGCAGGGCTCTCACGCAGCCTGCCTCCTCCACGCACCGCCCTGCTACGCAGTATCACAGACTCCCAATCCAAAGAAGTGCTGGACCGTGGACTTGTCTTCTGGTTTCCAG CTCCTCATAGTTTCACAGGAGAGGACAGTGTGGAGTTCCACATCCACGGTGGTCCGGCTGTCATTACTGCTGTCTTACAGGCTCTAG gaAGCGTGCCTGGCATGAGGCCTGCTGAAGCTGGAGAGTTCACACGGAGGGCCTTTCAAGCAGGGAAACTGGATTTAACAGAG GTGGAAGGGCTCGGGGATCTGATCCATGCTGAGACAGAGGCTCAGAGGAGACAGGCTCTCAGGCAGATGTCAGGAGAGCTGGGACACCTTTATCAAGACTGGACCCACAAACTGAAACGG TGTCTGGCTCATGTTGAGGCCTTCATAGACTTCAGTGAGGATGAGCTCATTGAGGATGGGGTCTTAAACCAAG TGGACAGATGGGTGTGTGATCTGCAAGCAGAGATGGAGCAGCACCTAAAGGATGAGAGGCGGGGCGAGCGGTTACGCAGCGGAGTCCAGGTGGTCATCGCAGGAGCCACCAATGCAGGGAAAAGTAGCCTTCTTAACACACTCT GCCAGAGACCTGCAGCAATTGTGTCTCCCATCGCCGGCACCACAAGGGACATAGTAGAGACGGCACTGGACATCGGTGGATTCCCTGTCCTCTTGAGTGACACAGCCGGCCTCAGAGAGAGCCAGGACctggtggagagagagggggtccGCCGAGCTCGAGAAAG AGTGGAACAGGCAGATCTGACCCTGGTGGTTGTGGACTGTGCTCATCTCCCCTCTGATGCACAGCAAGCTGCAGCTTTCCTTCAGGAGCACCTCAGGAGTGTCCTGCCCACCCAGGAGCAGCCGGAGACAG TATTTGCTGCAGACAGgtttctcctgctgctgaataAAACTGACCTGTTGCCTGAGGAGCAGAGGCAGAAGCTGGACAGGGAGCTGAGACGGGTCTCTGGGTTCCCTCCTGTTTGTCTGATCTCTTGCCACACTAATGAAGGACTGCAGGACTTCCTCACAGTGCTGCACAGCAGTGTCAAGACTCT GTGTGGCGACCCTCTGTCTGGTGCTCCCACCCTGACCCAGGCCCGCCACAGGGCCCACCTGCAGCAGTGTTTTGCGGCCCTGGCTCAGTACCAGCGGTATCGCGACATCGACCTCGCTCTGGCAGCCGAGGGTGTCCGGTTGGCTCTCACCAGCCTGGGCCGGATTACTGGACGTGTCGGTGCAGAAGAGATCCTGGATATCATCTTCAAAGACTTCTGCATTGGAAAATAG
- the gtpbp3 gene encoding 5-taurinomethyluridine-[tRNA] synthase subunit GTPB3, mitochondrial isoform X1 — translation MDGPVAGSVTGTELHFDSDASKVEVGYCRGTPPCRFLSTCDGLPVGLADAETIFALSSGHGRCGVAVVRASGPASATALRCMAGLSRSLPPPRTALLRSITDSQSKEVLDRGLVFWFPAPHSFTGEDSVEFHIHGGPAVITAVLQALGSVPGMRPAEAGEFTRRAFQAGKLDLTEVEGLGDLIHAETEAQRRQALRQMSGELGHLYQDWTHKLKRCLAHVEAFIDFSEDELIEDGVLNQVDRWVCDLQAEMEQHLKDERRGERLRSGVQVVIAGATNAGKSSLLNTLCQRPAAIVSPIAGTTRDIVETALDIGGFPVLLSDTAGLRESQDLVEREGVRRARERVEQADLTLVVVDCAHLPSDAQQAAAFLQEHLRSVLPTQEQPETVFAADRFLLLLNKTDLLPEEQRQKLDRELRRVSGFPPVCLISCHTNEGLQDFLTVLHSSVKTLCGDPLSGAPTLTQARHRAHLQQCFAALAQYQRYRDIDLALAAEGVRLALTSLGRITGRVGAEEILDIIFKDFCIGK, via the exons ATGGATGGGCCCGTGGCTGGATCAGTAACGGGCACAGAGCTCCACTTCGACTCAGACGCCAGCAAGGTGGAGGTGGGGTACTG CAGAGGAACTCCACCTTGCAGATTCCTATCTACCTGCGATGGACTCCCAGTTGGACTGGCTGATGCTGAGACCATCTTTGCATTATCATCAGGTCATGGCAGGTGTGGGGTGGCTGTGGTACGAGCCAGTGGTCCAGCCTCAGCCACAGCTCTGAGGTGTATGGCAGGGCTCTCACGCAGCCTGCCTCCTCCACGCACCGCCCTGCTACGCAGTATCACAGACTCCCAATCCAAAGAAGTGCTGGACCGTGGACTTGTCTTCTGGTTTCCAG CTCCTCATAGTTTCACAGGAGAGGACAGTGTGGAGTTCCACATCCACGGTGGTCCGGCTGTCATTACTGCTGTCTTACAGGCTCTAG gaAGCGTGCCTGGCATGAGGCCTGCTGAAGCTGGAGAGTTCACACGGAGGGCCTTTCAAGCAGGGAAACTGGATTTAACAGAG GTGGAAGGGCTCGGGGATCTGATCCATGCTGAGACAGAGGCTCAGAGGAGACAGGCTCTCAGGCAGATGTCAGGAGAGCTGGGACACCTTTATCAAGACTGGACCCACAAACTGAAACGG TGTCTGGCTCATGTTGAGGCCTTCATAGACTTCAGTGAGGATGAGCTCATTGAGGATGGGGTCTTAAACCAAG TGGACAGATGGGTGTGTGATCTGCAAGCAGAGATGGAGCAGCACCTAAAGGATGAGAGGCGGGGCGAGCGGTTACGCAGCGGAGTCCAGGTGGTCATCGCAGGAGCCACCAATGCAGGGAAAAGTAGCCTTCTTAACACACTCT GCCAGAGACCTGCAGCAATTGTGTCTCCCATCGCCGGCACCACAAGGGACATAGTAGAGACGGCACTGGACATCGGTGGATTCCCTGTCCTCTTGAGTGACACAGCCGGCCTCAGAGAGAGCCAGGACctggtggagagagagggggtccGCCGAGCTCGAGAAAG AGTGGAACAGGCAGATCTGACCCTGGTGGTTGTGGACTGTGCTCATCTCCCCTCTGATGCACAGCAAGCTGCAGCTTTCCTTCAGGAGCACCTCAGGAGTGTCCTGCCCACCCAGGAGCAGCCGGAGACAG TATTTGCTGCAGACAGgtttctcctgctgctgaataAAACTGACCTGTTGCCTGAGGAGCAGAGGCAGAAGCTGGACAGGGAGCTGAGACGGGTCTCTGGGTTCCCTCCTGTTTGTCTGATCTCTTGCCACACTAATGAAGGACTGCAGGACTTCCTCACAGTGCTGCACAGCAGTGTCAAGACTCT GTGTGGCGACCCTCTGTCTGGTGCTCCCACCCTGACCCAGGCCCGCCACAGGGCCCACCTGCAGCAGTGTTTTGCGGCCCTGGCTCAGTACCAGCGGTATCGCGACATCGACCTCGCTCTGGCAGCCGAGGGTGTCCGGTTGGCTCTCACCAGCCTGGGCCGGATTACTGGACGTGTCGGTGCAGAAGAGATCCTGGATATCATCTTCAAAGACTTCTGCATTGGAAAATAG
- the gtpbp3 gene encoding 5-taurinomethyluridine-[tRNA] synthase subunit GTPB3, mitochondrial isoform X4, protein MENVDQSQSSAGATDSSCRGTPPCRFLSTCDGLPVGLADAETIFALSSGHGRCGVAVVRASGPASATALRCMAGLSRSLPPPRTALLRSITDSQSKEVLDRGLVFWFPAPHSFTGEDSVEFHIHGGPAVITAVLQALGSVPGMRPAEAGEFTRRAFQAGKLDLTEVEGLGDLIHAETEAQRRQALRQMSGELGHLYQDWTHKLKRCLAHVEAFIDFSEDELIEDGVLNQVDRWVCDLQAEMEQHLKDERRGERLRSGVQVVIAGATNAGKSSLLNTLCQRPAAIVSPIAGTTRDIVETALDIGGFPVLLSDTAGLRESQDLVEREGVRRARERVEQADLTLVVVDCAHLPSDAQQAAAFLQEHLRSVLPTQEQPETVFAADRFLLLLNKTDLLPEEQRQKLDRELRRVSGFPPVCLISCHTNEGLQDFLTVLHSSVKTLCGDPLSGAPTLTQARHRAHLQQCFAALAQYQRYRDIDLALAAEGVRLALTSLGRITGRVGAEEILDIIFKDFCIGK, encoded by the exons ATGGAAAATGTCGACCAATCACAATCATCAGCGGGTGCAACAGACTCATCGTG CAGAGGAACTCCACCTTGCAGATTCCTATCTACCTGCGATGGACTCCCAGTTGGACTGGCTGATGCTGAGACCATCTTTGCATTATCATCAGGTCATGGCAGGTGTGGGGTGGCTGTGGTACGAGCCAGTGGTCCAGCCTCAGCCACAGCTCTGAGGTGTATGGCAGGGCTCTCACGCAGCCTGCCTCCTCCACGCACCGCCCTGCTACGCAGTATCACAGACTCCCAATCCAAAGAAGTGCTGGACCGTGGACTTGTCTTCTGGTTTCCAG CTCCTCATAGTTTCACAGGAGAGGACAGTGTGGAGTTCCACATCCACGGTGGTCCGGCTGTCATTACTGCTGTCTTACAGGCTCTAG gaAGCGTGCCTGGCATGAGGCCTGCTGAAGCTGGAGAGTTCACACGGAGGGCCTTTCAAGCAGGGAAACTGGATTTAACAGAG GTGGAAGGGCTCGGGGATCTGATCCATGCTGAGACAGAGGCTCAGAGGAGACAGGCTCTCAGGCAGATGTCAGGAGAGCTGGGACACCTTTATCAAGACTGGACCCACAAACTGAAACGG TGTCTGGCTCATGTTGAGGCCTTCATAGACTTCAGTGAGGATGAGCTCATTGAGGATGGGGTCTTAAACCAAG TGGACAGATGGGTGTGTGATCTGCAAGCAGAGATGGAGCAGCACCTAAAGGATGAGAGGCGGGGCGAGCGGTTACGCAGCGGAGTCCAGGTGGTCATCGCAGGAGCCACCAATGCAGGGAAAAGTAGCCTTCTTAACACACTCT GCCAGAGACCTGCAGCAATTGTGTCTCCCATCGCCGGCACCACAAGGGACATAGTAGAGACGGCACTGGACATCGGTGGATTCCCTGTCCTCTTGAGTGACACAGCCGGCCTCAGAGAGAGCCAGGACctggtggagagagagggggtccGCCGAGCTCGAGAAAG AGTGGAACAGGCAGATCTGACCCTGGTGGTTGTGGACTGTGCTCATCTCCCCTCTGATGCACAGCAAGCTGCAGCTTTCCTTCAGGAGCACCTCAGGAGTGTCCTGCCCACCCAGGAGCAGCCGGAGACAG TATTTGCTGCAGACAGgtttctcctgctgctgaataAAACTGACCTGTTGCCTGAGGAGCAGAGGCAGAAGCTGGACAGGGAGCTGAGACGGGTCTCTGGGTTCCCTCCTGTTTGTCTGATCTCTTGCCACACTAATGAAGGACTGCAGGACTTCCTCACAGTGCTGCACAGCAGTGTCAAGACTCT GTGTGGCGACCCTCTGTCTGGTGCTCCCACCCTGACCCAGGCCCGCCACAGGGCCCACCTGCAGCAGTGTTTTGCGGCCCTGGCTCAGTACCAGCGGTATCGCGACATCGACCTCGCTCTGGCAGCCGAGGGTGTCCGGTTGGCTCTCACCAGCCTGGGCCGGATTACTGGACGTGTCGGTGCAGAAGAGATCCTGGATATCATCTTCAAAGACTTCTGCATTGGAAAATAG